One genomic region from Blastopirellula marina encodes:
- a CDS encoding beta strand repeat-containing protein — MMLTRNSVRKNRKPQRLNKRKAGANLTNKRLSNPEMLEERRVLSSDTFVFMDDFVCYPAESTTDPENASITTSEEGFDVPVFQQEEDLQYEPVLVGIGLVPGEEGGPDYDLVPIYANELVTEVAPSGSVRYWLGTTNRSQDWAVDTNNNWMFEDCESGCTINRTYPGSGSQAIFANDSVGPILAQDATVKSIILTAQNAGTKTSTPIFTRFDLNGRTLNVEDWMNVGRSSSDTFGGPGELSVDGGGILNVGSGELSVIYNSQLDLEGASRINGNVNINSSLFRLFSGRINGEVWVDSGSTMQVWGSNARIGTTSSNNGVQIWGGLNLNNWQGLILDDKDGAEINGTVNLGAGGNFQSSNGVTFYSSGSITGAGSIDTPIFNMYGATINPTGGNHIVIGDQQYYSGDTIRLMNGATLRGYGTLAAPFYGESGTKIEATSSFSIGDKNSSSGFFHEGTFYLQGASATLLDSNEVSLGTITDLGDGDPDGDGSGYWGDINATHGVILGSGDLLTGAGSVTTPVLYVYGGKIDPDHGSIVIGQDLNYSGNSITVLNGKRIEGYGTLNGNVNINTGGSLVLTSSMTAGDSSSGSGFFSEGTVDVGFSTLTVLDSGDAPLGTLTTIAGGTLVAPSGTDNELWLNNSGDKLTGYGTVSGGLFVDNGASVEFRGTIGNGHVWGPGSITATGSLTLGDASDLSGFWSWGNLDVGSHTVTIRDGNDAILGVLTEIDGGTLYAPTGADNHLWLNDPGDQLTGNGTISGGLFVDTGAMVDFTGTIGNGHVWGPGTISANGPLTLGDATDESGYSLWGTLDVGSNTVTLLDAGDAQMGVLTTLAGGTLIAPSGASNEIWLDSVGDQLTGFGTVTGGLYVDAGASVIFKGEIGDGHIWGSGDIAATGDLILGDALDEFGYAMFGTLDIGSHLVTLLDSDTAQLGTLTSLAGGTLNAANGIQLNNSLLSGFGTVEGDIRTSVLADPAMTKIEAVGGNLVLGNVNSDNGFAFFEGSLLVNGNRVELNDKGAALLSGILDFGTGGVVAPNNSLLAYGATTFQGNGTVEGPLEDNGPQTTLTISANSEVTAGDALSTSGVVLGGDLIVEAGAIFTLVDSDLAELGARTILENGTIVATNGVEIGSGDRLIGNGTVDGAVVVTNDGIVAPGNSPGLLALKSLEMQSGAKLQVELAGLGTPGTDYDQVQVTDGLFLNDAVLELSLLAGFEPSQGEKFTIIQNVGMGTVQGTFQDLPEGAVFTIDGNEFKISYVGGDGNDVVVTRAEPLYRSFPGVADTIIVRLIADDKQDESVDPGKEIYIQWEVNGYTQEALFGAVSRLYIVGEQGQNSLKVDYNGLLSELQAAEPDAEVLAYGNTMPGLIIEFVGQVDDGDTLEILGDATTVNDVRTEGQLVGVYSPSGFDSSSGTVSIGTSQIVYSGVTEVQIQEISNLTMQTSTSRDDIRISDSVDTGTTSLLISPNFGPEVPQFAPLRFSSVDNFILDAASSETAYVIGPVADRPALRSQQRFSSYGVETTTTANIDFIDIGPQGENTGTAMIPDYSGLIDPVGTPTAGNGLSYGYQVLDAADELNGEFNFEFYGQTFDSLSFSVDGLVGFGSTPISTSPNNQSFSFLSQPAIAAFWDDLVTRTVADANSNIFWELRGSGDQQQLIIQWNEMELNTYGSNAIEFVNTSPITFQLILSEADNSVHLIYKDLDTEHAGAEGASATVAIKEAGVNPERQQFLALNNGPNDNVGTGLSTVLTPVPLFADISTDGTLVTLDSGDATGGYDHLTTADLGGFTFPIGGEVHDELFIGTNGLISFDNGIVSGLNTDLQSEPVESLIAPFWGDLTATDIKYKLSGSAGEMTLTVQWSGATLAGQVDPVTFQVVLYQADGRIDFNYFNTGVNTFSGDYTVGIKGPGAATHPDDTLLLTYNQGGNDLVGAGKSVQITPQTVALFNDISTTGAALTNDDLVMGDSDNGYASLTAALLNGFEFGFGGQTYGELFVSTNGLLTFGAGTIEWDNGPIAELDLPAIAPFWDNLVVPGMDISPFGDELTQTIYWEVLGNPGEDQKLVVQWNNVEFLDNTATQPITFQAVLNSADGSIEFFYRDLDGGAIQVDNGRSATVGTTGGTGAVLQPLEISLYQANNPRVQTDNGMRLVPNLDFDHTITIESNGGLLSDSLKNFTFQSGIGDDRLRMLGGSVDLAVVGGTFLFDGGEGTDGIEFSGGSGNFVLSDTALTNNANGSMLQLVSTEEAVLTGKATVDSFDAQTFSGGLLIEGSGASDHIYGGVGKSMLYGETRTGGISPIGSDVFHLSDGGQVEIFERIGTNDQLDLSALSGPATINLDLFDSPQVLPGGGSVIIHSDDTAVDTYIESIIGTEFDDTFYIKALPVERSVRGGTLQGGDILIFDAQGRSVSIDAQNGQIITSGTPGLAPVTFTNIDVANIQLINVNADPVPDVGPDVTVVEGALFQRTGSFTDFGGDSWTVTVDYGDGTGPQAAPVDQLNRQFTLSHYFPDDGVYTVQVTVEDNFGGTGTESFDVTVTNSAPILSVVGPQTVFVGQSFTIENLGQVVDSGFDSVTATEDFIYQIDWGDSTPPNSGQATIDQVGGNGNPTLASFDGTHTYAAAGTYTVNVVLFDDDGDIALANFEIQVGSAALEIAATDAIKAEGNSGTTDFTFTVTRSGAINGASSVEYTLAGTGSAPVDASDFASGVLPSGTINFAANETTKIITIQVAGDLTVETDEEFVLTLSNPLGASLTNSEATGKILNDDAELAIQPLAADKAEGNSGTTAYTFTITRTGSTTGTATVDFTVSGSGANPANAADFGGAFPVGQVTFADGVSQQTVTIDVSGDTNIELDESFTVSLSNSSGPAVTVATAEGVIRNDDSELEIQPLAADQAEGNSGITAFTFTLTRSGSAAGAASVDYVVTGSGANPADANDFGGVLPGGTVNFGDGETEKIITIDVSGDTLEELDEFFMVTLTTPVGSKLGTQSLATGVIRNDDGGLSISPLSSDKAEGDTGTTQFTFTVVRSGSTTGTASVDYAVTGSGANVADAADFGGSLPSGNISFGDGETEKTLVIDVNADILVELNETFSVTLSNATGATLGTAIATGTIRNDDAEFALQTLDADKNEGDSGTTSFTFRVTRSGDTTGTATVDVVVAGSGANPANAADFGGTLPNTTLSFAIGEIEQVVTILVSGDTTVEADETFTVSLANPNGAQLGSSIVVDGTIRTDDTSQFAPLDVNHDGIVDASTDGNLIVTVMFGFPTNDLNRFRGGSPLTSQEIETIIQSLIADKTLDVNEDGIVDASTDGNLILAVLFGLPDLQPFRGNPNITTEQIRQNIQDLSLVPNSASMAEVVDTALLTLIPAGGSELDMFGDDELPFEPEPANDWWGDEFYDDRFDI, encoded by the coding sequence ATGATGTTGACTCGCAACAGCGTACGGAAGAACCGCAAGCCACAACGACTAAATAAACGGAAGGCAGGAGCAAATCTTACGAACAAACGTCTCAGTAACCCGGAGATGCTGGAGGAACGCCGGGTATTGTCGAGCGATACGTTTGTATTCATGGATGATTTTGTATGTTACCCAGCAGAGTCGACAACGGATCCTGAGAATGCGTCAATCACTACGTCGGAAGAGGGCTTCGATGTCCCTGTTTTTCAACAGGAGGAAGACCTTCAGTATGAGCCTGTGTTGGTGGGGATCGGCCTGGTTCCTGGGGAAGAAGGTGGACCGGACTACGATCTGGTTCCAATCTATGCGAATGAACTAGTGACGGAGGTTGCCCCTTCGGGTTCGGTTCGGTATTGGCTGGGCACAACAAATAGAAGTCAAGACTGGGCCGTCGATACGAATAACAACTGGATGTTTGAAGACTGTGAATCAGGTTGTACTATCAATCGAACCTATCCTGGGTCGGGATCTCAAGCTATTTTTGCTAATGACTCGGTGGGGCCAATTCTGGCACAGGACGCGACGGTCAAATCTATCATCTTGACGGCGCAAAATGCTGGAACCAAAACCAGTACTCCTATCTTTACCCGCTTTGATTTGAACGGACGGACACTAAACGTTGAAGACTGGATGAATGTTGGACGTTCTTCGTCAGATACGTTCGGCGGCCCGGGTGAATTGTCTGTCGATGGGGGGGGAATTCTCAATGTAGGGTCCGGCGAGTTAAGCGTTATTTACAATTCACAGCTTGACCTTGAAGGTGCTTCCCGCATCAACGGTAACGTCAATATCAATAGTTCTCTGTTCCGTTTGTTCAGTGGACGCATCAATGGCGAAGTGTGGGTAGATAGCGGATCAACTATGCAGGTGTGGGGTAGTAACGCGCGGATCGGAACTACGTCATCCAACAATGGTGTTCAAATCTGGGGAGGTCTCAACCTAAACAATTGGCAGGGGCTAATTCTCGATGATAAGGATGGCGCTGAGATAAATGGCACCGTTAATCTAGGGGCAGGTGGAAACTTTCAGTCCAGCAATGGGGTAACGTTCTACAGCAGCGGATCGATTACAGGTGCCGGAAGTATCGATACTCCGATTTTCAACATGTACGGAGCTACGATAAATCCCACGGGTGGCAACCATATCGTCATTGGTGACCAGCAGTACTATAGCGGCGATACGATCCGGCTGATGAACGGAGCCACTCTGCGCGGCTATGGGACGCTTGCAGCACCTTTCTACGGCGAGTCGGGCACTAAGATTGAAGCAACAAGCAGCTTTTCCATTGGTGACAAAAATAGCAGTTCCGGATTCTTTCACGAGGGTACGTTCTATCTTCAAGGGGCTTCAGCCACTTTATTAGATTCGAACGAAGTCAGCCTGGGTACCATAACCGATCTTGGCGATGGCGACCCAGATGGTGATGGCAGCGGCTATTGGGGGGATATTAATGCTACCCACGGAGTCATTCTGGGCTCAGGTGATTTGCTGACTGGTGCCGGAAGTGTCACCACTCCAGTTCTCTATGTGTATGGAGGTAAGATCGACCCTGACCATGGTTCGATCGTGATTGGTCAGGATCTGAACTATTCTGGCAATTCAATCACTGTCCTCAATGGAAAGAGGATCGAAGGTTATGGCACGCTCAACGGCAATGTCAACATTAATACTGGCGGTTCCCTCGTGCTCACCAGTAGTATGACTGCAGGCGATTCGTCGTCAGGATCTGGGTTCTTCTCGGAAGGTACCGTAGATGTTGGCTTTTCAACGCTGACAGTGCTCGACTCTGGGGACGCTCCGCTGGGAACATTAACGACAATTGCAGGGGGAACTCTCGTAGCTCCCAGTGGAACCGACAACGAATTGTGGTTGAACAACAGCGGCGATAAGTTAACTGGTTATGGTACGGTCAGCGGTGGACTCTTCGTCGATAATGGTGCATCCGTAGAATTTCGAGGGACCATCGGTAACGGCCACGTCTGGGGACCAGGATCGATCACGGCAACAGGTTCTCTCACTCTCGGTGATGCAAGCGACCTCTCTGGCTTTTGGTCGTGGGGCAATCTCGACGTCGGCAGTCATACGGTAACGATCCGAGATGGAAACGATGCCATCTTGGGTGTTCTGACCGAGATCGATGGGGGAACACTCTACGCCCCTACGGGAGCTGACAATCACCTTTGGCTTAACGATCCCGGTGATCAACTTACCGGCAATGGAACCATCAGTGGTGGTCTCTTTGTCGATACCGGTGCGATGGTCGATTTCACTGGTACCATTGGCAACGGTCATGTTTGGGGGCCTGGAACAATTTCCGCGAACGGTCCACTCACACTGGGCGATGCAACGGATGAGTCGGGATATTCGTTGTGGGGCACGCTCGATGTGGGAAGTAATACGGTAACTTTGCTCGATGCGGGTGATGCGCAGATGGGCGTGCTTACCACCTTAGCAGGAGGAACGCTGATTGCACCTTCCGGGGCTTCCAACGAGATCTGGCTCGATAGCGTTGGGGATCAACTGACCGGTTTCGGAACGGTTACCGGGGGACTCTATGTCGACGCCGGCGCGTCGGTCATCTTCAAAGGCGAGATTGGTGATGGGCACATCTGGGGATCCGGCGATATCGCGGCCACTGGCGACTTGATCTTGGGGGATGCCTTGGATGAATTCGGCTACGCTATGTTTGGCACGCTGGATATCGGCTCCCACTTGGTTACACTGCTCGACTCTGATACCGCTCAGTTGGGAACACTAACGAGCCTGGCTGGCGGAACATTGAACGCGGCAAATGGCATACAGTTGAACAACAGTCTTTTGAGCGGATTTGGCACAGTTGAGGGGGATATCCGCACGAGTGTCCTTGCTGATCCCGCGATGACGAAAATCGAGGCCGTCGGTGGGAATCTTGTTCTCGGGAATGTGAACAGCGATAACGGTTTTGCGTTCTTCGAAGGCTCGCTTCTGGTTAATGGCAACCGGGTTGAATTAAACGATAAGGGCGCAGCGCTCTTGAGTGGCATATTAGACTTCGGCACTGGTGGCGTGGTCGCTCCCAACAATTCTCTCTTGGCGTATGGTGCCACCACGTTCCAAGGAAATGGAACAGTGGAAGGTCCACTGGAGGATAATGGTCCGCAAACCACGCTGACAATCTCTGCAAACTCCGAGGTCACTGCTGGCGATGCGTTGAGTACGAGCGGGGTCGTCTTGGGTGGCGATCTTATTGTGGAAGCAGGTGCGATATTCACTTTGGTCGATAGCGATCTTGCTGAGCTAGGTGCTCGCACAATTCTGGAAAACGGTACGATTGTCGCCACAAATGGGGTTGAGATAGGATCCGGTGACCGTCTAATTGGCAATGGAACCGTCGATGGTGCGGTGGTCGTCACGAACGATGGGATTGTCGCCCCTGGGAACAGCCCGGGACTGCTTGCACTGAAGTCGCTGGAGATGCAGTCTGGGGCGAAGTTACAAGTCGAACTAGCGGGACTTGGCACGCCAGGTACCGACTACGATCAAGTCCAGGTTACCGATGGACTGTTCTTGAATGATGCCGTTTTGGAGCTTTCCCTACTTGCCGGATTTGAACCGTCGCAGGGAGAAAAGTTCACGATCATTCAAAACGTGGGAATGGGAACGGTTCAGGGAACTTTCCAGGATTTGCCTGAGGGTGCAGTTTTCACCATTGACGGCAACGAATTCAAAATCAGCTACGTCGGCGGGGATGGCAATGATGTCGTGGTAACTCGTGCTGAACCTTTGTATCGGAGCTTCCCAGGCGTTGCCGACACCATCATCGTTCGCTTGATTGCAGATGACAAACAGGATGAATCTGTCGACCCTGGCAAGGAAATCTACATCCAATGGGAAGTCAACGGCTATACACAAGAAGCACTCTTCGGGGCGGTCAGTCGTTTGTATATTGTTGGGGAACAAGGGCAAAATTCCCTGAAGGTTGACTATAACGGTCTCCTTTCGGAACTGCAGGCCGCCGAGCCAGACGCGGAGGTCTTGGCATATGGGAACACGATGCCTGGCTTGATCATCGAGTTTGTCGGCCAAGTCGACGATGGCGATACATTGGAGATCTTAGGCGACGCAACCACGGTCAACGACGTTCGCACAGAAGGTCAGCTTGTGGGTGTCTATAGCCCAAGCGGATTCGACTCTTCCTCAGGGACCGTTAGCATCGGTACCAGCCAAATCGTCTATTCGGGCGTCACCGAAGTCCAGATTCAAGAGATTAGCAATCTGACGATGCAAACGTCGACGAGTCGCGACGACATTCGGATATCAGACTCAGTCGATACTGGCACGACGTCACTTCTGATTTCGCCAAATTTTGGTCCCGAAGTCCCCCAGTTCGCTCCTCTGCGATTTTCAAGTGTCGACAATTTCATCTTGGATGCTGCTAGTTCTGAAACAGCCTACGTCATAGGCCCCGTTGCCGATCGACCGGCACTGCGCAGTCAGCAGCGATTCAGTTCGTACGGTGTAGAAACGACTACGACCGCCAACATCGACTTTATTGACATTGGTCCGCAGGGAGAAAACACGGGCACGGCAATGATACCGGACTACAGCGGTCTCATTGATCCAGTTGGCACGCCGACGGCGGGGAATGGTCTGAGCTACGGCTACCAGGTGTTGGACGCCGCCGATGAACTTAATGGTGAGTTTAACTTCGAGTTCTACGGTCAAACCTTTGACTCGCTGTCTTTTTCTGTGGATGGACTAGTGGGCTTCGGTAGTACGCCCATCAGTACCAGTCCCAATAACCAGTCCTTTAGCTTTCTCAGCCAACCAGCGATCGCCGCGTTTTGGGATGACCTGGTAACACGGACGGTGGCCGACGCGAACTCAAACATCTTCTGGGAGCTACGCGGATCTGGCGATCAGCAACAATTGATCATTCAGTGGAATGAGATGGAATTGAATACGTACGGTTCTAACGCCATTGAATTCGTCAATACGAGTCCCATTACTTTCCAACTCATTCTAAGCGAAGCCGATAATTCGGTTCACTTGATCTACAAGGACCTCGATACTGAACATGCTGGTGCCGAGGGAGCCAGTGCGACGGTGGCTATTAAGGAAGCGGGCGTAAATCCAGAGCGTCAGCAGTTTCTGGCGTTGAACAATGGCCCCAACGATAACGTCGGCACAGGCCTTTCTACGGTCTTAACGCCGGTGCCGTTGTTTGCCGATATCAGCACTGATGGCACACTCGTAACTCTTGATTCAGGAGATGCAACTGGTGGGTATGATCACCTGACCACAGCTGATTTGGGAGGATTCACGTTCCCCATTGGCGGCGAAGTGCATGACGAACTATTTATCGGTACCAACGGCCTCATTTCATTCGACAACGGAATCGTATCAGGTCTGAACACCGATCTGCAGTCCGAACCTGTCGAATCATTAATCGCACCGTTCTGGGGTGATCTAACTGCTACGGATATAAAGTACAAATTGTCAGGATCCGCGGGGGAAATGACCCTAACGGTTCAATGGTCGGGGGCTACGCTCGCAGGACAAGTCGACCCCGTGACATTCCAGGTCGTGCTCTATCAAGCAGATGGTCGTATTGATTTCAACTACTTCAACACCGGCGTCAATACGTTTAGTGGTGATTACACCGTAGGCATCAAGGGCCCAGGAGCGGCAACCCATCCGGATGACACGCTGCTATTGACCTACAATCAGGGCGGCAACGACCTGGTTGGAGCCGGCAAGAGCGTTCAGATTACTCCTCAAACGGTGGCGCTTTTCAATGATATCTCAACCACAGGTGCAGCACTCACCAACGATGATCTCGTAATGGGCGATAGTGACAATGGATATGCCAGCCTGACTGCCGCCCTGTTGAATGGGTTTGAATTCGGCTTCGGTGGACAAACCTATGGCGAACTGTTCGTAAGCACCAATGGACTCCTTACATTTGGAGCCGGAACAATTGAATGGGACAATGGCCCAATCGCCGAACTCGATCTGCCTGCGATCGCTCCGTTTTGGGATAACTTAGTCGTTCCTGGCATGGATATCAGTCCTTTCGGTGACGAGTTGACTCAAACGATATATTGGGAAGTGCTTGGCAATCCAGGCGAGGACCAAAAACTTGTCGTGCAGTGGAACAATGTCGAGTTCTTAGATAACACTGCCACCCAACCCATCACTTTTCAGGCTGTTCTTAATTCGGCCGACGGTTCCATTGAGTTCTTCTACAGAGACTTGGACGGGGGAGCTATCCAGGTAGACAACGGTCGCAGTGCCACCGTCGGAACAACCGGGGGTACCGGGGCAGTACTTCAGCCTCTCGAAATCAGCCTATATCAAGCGAACAACCCGCGGGTTCAAACAGACAACGGAATGCGATTGGTACCCAACTTGGATTTTGACCATACGATTACCATCGAATCCAATGGTGGGCTGCTAAGTGATTCCCTGAAGAATTTCACTTTCCAATCCGGTATTGGTGACGACCGATTGCGCATGCTGGGTGGCTCAGTCGACCTGGCAGTTGTAGGTGGCACTTTCCTTTTCGACGGAGGTGAGGGAACTGACGGAATCGAGTTTTCGGGTGGAAGTGGTAATTTCGTCCTAAGCGATACTGCGTTGACCAACAACGCCAATGGCAGCATGTTGCAGTTGGTAAGCACGGAGGAGGCAGTACTTACCGGCAAGGCTACCGTCGATAGCTTTGACGCGCAAACTTTTAGCGGTGGCCTATTGATCGAAGGCTCGGGCGCTTCCGACCATATCTATGGTGGTGTCGGGAAATCGATGCTATACGGCGAGACTCGCACGGGTGGTATCAGCCCGATCGGCAGCGATGTCTTCCATCTTTCCGATGGAGGCCAAGTCGAAATTTTTGAGCGAATCGGAACGAATGACCAACTCGACTTGTCTGCGTTGAGTGGCCCAGCAACGATCAACTTGGATTTGTTCGATTCACCGCAAGTCCTGCCTGGGGGCGGATCGGTGATAATTCATTCCGACGATACGGCAGTTGATACGTATATCGAATCAATCATCGGCACGGAGTTTGATGACACCTTTTACATCAAGGCTCTGCCGGTCGAACGTTCTGTTCGCGGCGGCACTTTACAAGGCGGCGACATTCTGATTTTCGATGCTCAAGGTCGTTCCGTATCCATTGATGCTCAAAACGGCCAGATCATTACATCCGGAACGCCCGGCCTCGCTCCCGTTACCTTCACGAACATCGATGTCGCAAATATCCAACTGATTAATGTCAATGCGGATCCCGTGCCCGATGTCGGTCCCGATGTAACCGTTGTCGAGGGCGCTCTATTTCAAAGAACAGGCTCGTTTACAGACTTCGGCGGTGATTCATGGACCGTTACCGTTGACTATGGCGACGGCACGGGCCCTCAGGCTGCGCCGGTTGATCAGTTGAATCGTCAGTTCACGCTGTCTCACTACTTCCCAGACGATGGCGTGTACACCGTTCAGGTCACGGTAGAGGATAACTTCGGCGGGACGGGCACTGAGTCTTTTGATGTTACAGTTACGAATTCCGCTCCGATTCTCTCCGTGGTCGGTCCGCAAACTGTTTTCGTGGGGCAGTCGTTCACGATTGAAAATCTGGGACAAGTTGTCGATTCCGGGTTTGATAGTGTCACTGCGACTGAGGACTTTATCTACCAAATTGATTGGGGCGACTCGACTCCGCCCAACTCGGGTCAGGCTACGATCGATCAGGTAGGTGGAAACGGAAACCCAACACTGGCATCTTTTGATGGTACGCACACTTATGCAGCAGCAGGAACCTATACGGTCAACGTCGTTTTGTTTGATGACGACGGGGACATTGCATTAGCAAACTTTGAGATTCAAGTTGGCAGCGCCGCTCTTGAGATTGCCGCAACGGATGCCATCAAGGCCGAAGGAAACTCTGGAACAACAGATTTTACTTTTACCGTGACACGCAGCGGCGCGATAAATGGAGCGTCGAGTGTCGAATATACCCTCGCAGGCACCGGCAGCGCACCTGTGGATGCCAGCGACTTCGCCAGCGGGGTCTTGCCATCGGGTACGATTAACTTCGCAGCGAATGAGACAACAAAGATAATTACCATTCAAGTAGCCGGCGATCTCACCGTCGAAACGGACGAAGAGTTCGTTCTGACACTCTCCAATCCTTTGGGAGCTAGCCTGACCAACTCTGAAGCAACAGGAAAGATCCTGAATGACGACGCCGAGTTGGCCATTCAACCACTGGCAGCAGATAAGGCCGAAGGGAATTCGGGAACAACGGCATACACGTTCACTATCACCCGAACCGGCAGTACCACCGGAACGGCAACCGTCGACTTTACCGTAAGTGGAAGTGGAGCCAATCCAGCCAATGCTGCCGACTTTGGAGGCGCATTCCCCGTTGGCCAGGTGACGTTTGCAGATGGCGTGTCACAACAAACGGTCACGATCGATGTCAGCGGAGATACGAACATCGAATTGGACGAATCCTTTACAGTGTCTTTGTCCAACTCGAGTGGACCTGCCGTGACGGTTGCCACGGCAGAAGGTGTGATTCGCAATGATGATAGTGAACTGGAAATTCAGCCATTGGCCGCCGATCAAGCCGAAGGCAACAGTGGAATCACTGCGTTCACCTTCACGTTAACCCGCTCTGGCAGTGCGGCAGGTGCAGCCAGCGTAGATTACGTTGTCACAGGCTCAGGAGCCAACCCTGCGGACGCAAATGATTTCGGGGGCGTTTTACCTGGAGGAACGGTGAACTTCGGCGATGGTGAAACGGAGAAGATCATTACGATCGATGTCAGCGGTGACACGCTTGAAGAACTTGACGAGTTCTTCATGGTCACATTGACCACTCCTGTCGGCTCCAAATTGGGAACGCAGTCCCTCGCAACGGGAGTGATTCGAAACGATGATGGAGGACTGTCCATTTCACCCCTTTCCTCCGATAAGGCCGAAGGAGATACGGGTACGACCCAGTTTACCTTTACCGTAGTACGCTCTGGCAGCACAACCGGCACGGCCAGCGTTGATTACGCGGTAACCGGAAGCGGAGCTAACGTAGCTGACGCCGCGGACTTTGGTGGTTCTCTACCCAGTGGAAACATCTCGTTTGGTGACGGCGAAACGGAGAAGACTCTCGTAATCGATGTTAACGCCGACATACTGGTCGAGCTCAACGAAACATTTTCGGTTACACTTTCCAACGCAACTGGTGCAACACTGGGGACTGCGATTGCAACGGGCACGATTCGCAACGATGACGCCGAGTTCGCATTGCAAACCTTGGATGCCGACAAGAATGAAGGAGATAGTGGAACAACTTCCTTCACTTTCCGAGTCACCCGGTCAGGAGACACTACCGGCACCGCGACGGTTGATGTTGTTGTCGCCGGCAGCGGAGCGAATCCCGCTAATGCTGCCGACTTTGGAGGAACCCTTCCAAACACTACCTTAAGTTTTGCCATTGGAGAGATAGAGCAGGTCGTAACCATCCTGGTGAGTGGAGATACGACCGTCGAGGCGGATGAGACCTTCACTGTTTCCTTGGCCAACCCAAATGGTGCTCAACTAGGTTCCAGCATCGTGGTTGATGGAACGATTCGCACGGATGACACCAGTCAGTTTGCTCCGCTTGATGTGAATCATGATGGCATCGTAGATGCATCGACTGACGGCAACTTGATCGTAACAGTCATGTTTGGCTTTCCGACAAACGACCTCAACCGGTTCCGAGGTGGTTCACCGTTGACTAGTCAAGAGATCGAGACCATCATCCAGTCGCTCATTGCCGACAAAACATTAGATGTTAATGAAGATGGTATCGTTGATGCTTCCACCGACGGCAATTTGATCCTGGCAGTTCTTTTTGGTTTGCCAGACTTGCAACCGTTCCGTGGTAACCCCAATATTACGACGGAACAGATACGCCAGAACATCCAGGATTTGTCGCTGGTTCCTAACTCGGCTAGCATGGCTGAGGTGGTCGACACAGCACTTCTGACCTTGATCCCAGCAGGCGGATCTGAGCTGGATATGTTTGGAGACGATGAATTACCGTTCGAGCCTGAGCCTGCTAACGATTGGTGGGGTGATGAATTTTACGACGATAGATTCGACATTTGA